GGTCATGCCTTTTACGGAAACGGGCTCCATGAACACCACGCGGCAGCGGCCGGGGTTGAGGCTCATGGGGTTGAGTTCCTGGAGGCGGGCGCGGCAGTCTACGTAAATTACCGGCCGGATATCGGTCTGTGTTTCTATGGCGATGCGGAAAGCGCCCTGGTGGAAGGGCAGCAAGGGCTGGCCGGAGTTGTTGGTAGTACCTTCGGGGAAAATGAGCAGGCTCACTTTATGCTGGAGCATGAACATCATGTCGCGGACGGACTGTACCCGGCCGCGGGCGCTGGAGCGGTCTACCGGTACGACCGAACGGCTGTAGATCATGCCGAACAGGGGTACTTTGGAGAGCTCGCTTTTGCCGAGGGGGCGGAAAGGGAGGGGCATTACTTTTACGGCGAGGGCCGCGTCGAGGTAGCTGGCGTGGTTGGCGATGTAGATGCAGGGTTCCTTGGTGCGGGGGGACTTCCACTTACGGGTCACGATGATGCCCACGGCAGGGAACCATACATGTGCCCAGAAACGGAGAAAATAGAACACGAGGTTCCCACCCCTCACTTTTCCCAGGAAAGAAACGGCCACGATGGGCAGGAGGATGACGAGCATGATGGCCAGCCAGACCACTCCGGCATAGACCACATAGACGCCCTTTCCGATTTTCGATATTACACGCATAAAACCGGCAAGTTACTGTATCCCGGGGAGCTTTTCAAGGGCGGCGGATACATATCGATCTTTTCGTATATCAACAGGCTGAAAAACCTTGGGAAATCGTACCTTTGCCATCCTTATGACAGGAACAAAATCAGTGGCATTTCACACGCTCGGCTGCAAGTTGAACTTTTCGGAGACTTCCACCCTCGGGCGGATGATGGAAAAGGACGGGTTTGTGCGGAAGGAATTTGACGACACGGCGGACGTTTACGTGATCAACACCTGTTCCGTGACAGACAATGCCGACAAGGAATGCCGGCAGATCGTGCGCCGCATCCAGCGCCGCGCGCCGGGCAGCATGGTGGTGATCACCGGCTGCTACGCCCAGCTCAAGCCCAGGGAGATCGCCGAGATCCCGGGGGTGGACCTCGTGCTGGGGGCCGCCGAGAAATTCAACATCGCCGACCACATCCGCGAGCTCACCAAGGGCGACGACGGGGCGAAGGTCTGCTCCTGCGACATCGAAGATGTCAATACTTTTCATTCCAGTTATTCCATTAACGACCGTACCCGTACTTTCCTCAAAGTGCAGGACGGATGTGATTATACCTGTTCTTTCTGCACCATCCCCATGGCGCGGGGCATCAGCCGCAGCGACTCCGTCGAAGGGGTGCTGAAAAACGTCCGCGAACTGGCTGGCAACGGCGTGAAGGAAATCGTGCTCACCGGTGTAAACCTGGGCGACTTCGGCAAGGGGTTCGAAGGTGGCAAGAAGCGCGAAGAATCATTCTTCGAACTTATCCAACAGCTGGATGAAGTGGAAGGCATCGAGCGATACAGGATTTCCAGCATAGAGCCCAACCTGCTGACCGACGAGATCATTGATTTTGTGGCCGCCAGCAAGAAGTTCATGCCGCATTTCCATATTCCCCTGCAAAGCGGCAGCAACGAGATTCTCGCCCTGATGCGCCGCCGCTACCGCCGCGAGCTGTATGCGGAGAAAGTAGCGCGCATCAAGGAAAAAATGCCGCATTGCGCCATCGGCGTCGACGTGATCGTGGGCTTCCCCTCCGAAAGCGACGCGCACTTCCAGGAAACCTGCGATTTTCTCCACGGCCTCGACGTGTCGTACCTGCACGTTTTCACCTACAGCGAGCGCGACAATACGCATGCGCTGTCGATCAAACCGGTGGTACCCGTGAACGTTCGCCAGGAGCGCAACAAAGCCCTGCGCAACCTGAGCCACAAGAAAATGTCGTTCTTCACCGAACAACATGTAGGGCAAACGCGCACGGTACTTTTCGAGTCGCATAGTAAAGACGGGATGATGGAAGGATATACTGATAACTACATCAAAGTTTCCACGCCCTTCCGGGAAGAATGGAGCAATAAAATCGTGGATTGGGAACTGCGCTAAAATTTTTCTCGAAAAAAATTTGGCGTTATTCAAAAAGATTCTACCTTTGCAATCCCAACGAACGAAAAGCGTTCACAAAAACGGGAGCTTAGCTCAGCTGGTTCAGAGCATCTGCCTTACAAGCAGAGGGTCGACGGTTCGAATCCGCCAGCTCCCACAGAAAGCCTCGCAATTTGCGGGGCTTTTTTATGCCCTGTCGTAACTCACCTTCAAATTTCACCTTACCCTGGCTCAGTCAAGTATACGTTGCGCTAACTACGCATTCCATCTGCTCTTTACTAAAAGCTGAATGCTTGTTTTTTAACAGATAACAGCTGATCTCATCTTATGCGAAATGCTCAAAAACTTCGAATCCGAAAATATTAATTGCAGGTTGACAAAAAACGTCCCGGCGAAGCGGGACGTTATCTGTTTAATCGTCGGTTTTAGCAGAATATTTAAATGAAAGATTTTACTTGATGGTGAAGTCCTTAGATCCAGGAGCCGCCAGTACGTACTGGAAGTGGAAATACGGCCGTTCGGTGCCGGTTACCGGTTCGGCGGGCGCTTCTTTATACATGCTCGTGATCTTCAGTTTGGCGTAATTGCCGGAAGCGGTGCGCACGATGATGGTACGGTCGGGGCGCGCCCATACGGTGTGTTTCTGCGTGGTGGCGTTGTTGCCGCCGATGCCTTTGGTGGCGCGCAGCACGCCGGCGAAATCATACACGCACCAGCCGGTGGTGGTGCCAAACATCCCGGCTGTATCGAGGCCTACGCCGCCGGATGTCGTGATGAACACGGCTCCGTCCGGGACGCGGGTCACCTGGTCGAAAGGCTTGCCGATAATCAACACGCCGCCTTTACCGGGGCCGCCCTTCCCTGCCGTGGTGTTCTCATCCACATCCGCACCATAATTGCCGGAAATGGAAGAATTTGCGTTGCCGCCAAAGGCAACATCCCAATCAGCACTTTTCAGGTTCCTGGGCGATCCGGCCTTTTCCTGCTCCAGGCTGTAATAGATCACAGTCTTGCTGGTCGTGGTATCCCCGTTGAAGTTGGACACGGTGATCAGCTTGTTGTAATTCCTCGCCGGAGGCGTCGATTCATCCTTGTCGTCTTTCGAACAAGCTGCCAGGATCACTGCCGAAGCCATCGCGCCTGTGAACCATTTGTAGTATTGTCTCATGTCGGTGTGTTTGAAGCTGCAAATTCCAGATTTCCCGTTACCATATCCGGAGAATGAAGATCCCCAACCGGAAAATCGCTTGCTTAGATCCTTCGGCTACTATTCCCGCATAAAAAGTGAGTACAAACATCGAACAAAACGCATCGTCAAAATCGCGCAACTACTTATAATCCAGTCCTGTAGCGGATTCCACGACACCTTGCAAAGCATCGAAAAAAATTTCTTGCACAGCTGATTGTTTTTGAAATATTTGTCTATATATTTGCACTCCCAACGAACGACAAGCGTTCACGAAACGGGAAACAAAAAGGGAGCTTAGCTCAGCTGGTTCAGAGCATCTGCCTTACAAGCAGAGGGTCGACGGTTCGAATCCGCCAGCTCCCACCAACAAGAATCCTCGCAGTATCTGCGGGGATTTTTTGTTTATGGCAATCACCCCCAAATCCCGCATATGGCCATTTCATTTACTGTCATCAACTGGCAAGATATCCTGCCTTCCACCCACCCCGGCACCACGGGTGCCGCGCAATGGCAAACACTGCAATACCCCGGGCTTCGCTTGCGCATCGTAACCTACCAGCCAGGTTACCTCGCGGACCACTGGTGCGCGAAAGGGCATATCGTACATTGCCTTAGCGGCAGCTTCGATAGTGAATTGCAAAATGGCGAAACGCATACCTTAATGGAAGGCATGACCTATATCGTTTCCGACGATGCAAGCCTTCACCGTTCGCGCACTCAAGGCGGCGTTAAGTTGCTGATTATCGACGGGGATTTCCTGGCGCCTTGATTATTCCCCTTCCTGTTTGCCGTTTTCGTTTTTGAAAATCTTCTGTACCGCGCGTTTCAGTTTCTGGAAGTTGCGCAGCTGCTCCTGGATGGGCATGAGCGAGATGTCTTCGTCCTGCATGCCCGGCTCGCTGTTTTCGGCGGTACGTTGTTCGGGGTAGATGAGGATGATATTGTTCTCCCGGAAATGGCGGATCATTTTCGCGGGGATGCCTTCGAGGTAGGGCTGGAAAGACAGCGTTCCCCGCCGCGCGGAAACCACCACGATGAGATCGTCTGCCGTTACGCTGCGGGCGATCACGAGGAAGTCTTCCGGGTTCTCCAGTGTTTTGAAACTGATTTCCACACTGGCCTTTGCCTCCGTCACGAATTTCTCCACGGCCGTTTGCGTACCCTTGCCGCAATACGCCACGATGCGCGCGCCGGCCTGCTTGGCAAGCAGCACGATCTTTTCCATGTAATGCGCAAATCCCAGCTCGTATTCCGCGTTGCGCGGGAGGATGAGGGCGAGGTTTTTAGTGGTATTGATGGGGGAATGGAAATCGCAGATATAAACGTTTTCCCAGACGCTTTGCAACACATTGTCGGTGGTGCTGCCGAAGATGGTGCCGAATATCCGGTCGGTGGCGCTGTTCTTCTCGCTCCAGGCAAGGATGACGTCGGAGATCAGCAGTTCCTTCACCGCGCGGGAGATACCGTCGGTTACGTTAAGATCCACCCGCGTTACTACCTGCAGGTTGCTTTCGGAAGCGGCGGCGTGGATAACGGCTTTCTCCATCATTTTATTGCTGAGATGGATTTTCTCGCGGGCTTCTTCATCGTCCTGCACCACTACCAGCGGGTACACGGGCGCGGGGTTGCCGGGCTGTTTGACCATCAGCGCGAAATCGAGCAGGGGCTCCATCCGTTCGGGCTGGGCGATGGGGATGAGGAAGCGCTCCGGTCCGCCGCTGAATTCGGGCTTGCGGTCGGCTTCCACGATAGCGAGGCGGCGGCCGGCGTTCTCCGTTACGAAGGAGCTGACCATGCAGGTAACGAGGATCAGCACCACCGTTCCGTTGAGCACATTTTCGTTGATGATGCCCATGTTATAACCGATCAGCACCACGGCGATGGTGGCGGCGGCGTGCGCGCTGCTGAGGCCGAAGATGACGTTGCGCTGCGTGGGCGTATATCCGAAAACGAGTTGCGTGAAGAAGGCGGCGAGCCACTTGCTGAGGAGCGCCATGGCCGTTAAGGAGCCCGCAATGATGAGGGCCTCCGGACCTTTCAGCAATACTTTCAGGTCCACGATCATCCCCACAGAAATGAGGAAGAAGGGAATAAAGATGGCGTTACCCACAAACTCCACGCGGTTCATCAGCGGTGAGGTATGCGGGATGAGCTGGTTGAGCGCCAGCCCTGCCAGGAAGGCCCCGATGATCCCCTCAACACCCGCCAGCTCGGCCAGGAAGGCCGCCAGGAAAACAAGCGCCAGTACGAAAATAAAGTGCGAAGTCTTATCGTCTTTGATCTTCTTGAAAAACCATCTCCCCACCATTGGAAAACCATACATCACTACTACGGCGAAAATCGTCAGGGAAATGCCCAGCCGCAGCCAGAATGCGGTATCGAGATGCCCCGTTTGCGCGCCGGTGATGATGGCCAGGATCAGCAGTACCGCCGTATCGGTGATGATGGTGCCGCCCACGGCTACCGTCACCGCTTCGTTCTTGTTGATACCGAGGCGGCTGGCGAGCGGATAAGCGACGAGCGTATGCGTGGCGAACATGCTGGAGATCAGCAGGGTGGCCATCAGGTTGAAGTGAAGCACGTAGGTACAGAGCACATATCCCAGCGCCAGCGGTATAAAAAACGTGAACGCGCCGAAAACGGCGCTGCGGTGCCGGTTCTTCCGGAACTCCGTCATATCCAGTTCCAGCCCCGCGAGAAACATGATATACAACAGTCCCGCGTTCCCGAACAACTTGATACTCCCCTGCTCGATGATCCTGAAACCGTGGTCCCCGATGGCCATTCCGGCCAGGATCAGGCCGATGATACTGGGAATCCGGAATTTCCGGAGGATAATGGGGGCCAATAAAATAATAAATAAAACCAGGCTAAAAATCGGCACGGGATCTTTCAGCGGCAAACTGATATTCAAGAGTAAAACCAATCCTTTCATCATGTACTATTTACTTTCCGGTGGTAGATGGAACCGTGCAAGCCCGGTTTCATTGCCGTTAATTTACAACCATTTGCGCAAACACACCGGCCATCGCAAAAAAATGTAACTTTGCAGAAATATTCGACCTAAAATGCATTACACGGGAACAGGCGTATCCGTTCAGGAAGCGGAGGATGTGCTGGTAGAAACGGCGGAACAATTCCCTTTCAGCCTGGTAGTTTGGAACGATGAAGTGAACACCTTCGACTGGGTGATCCAATCCCTTATAGAAGTCTGCGGCCATACCGAAGAGCAGGCC
Above is a genomic segment from Chitinophaga pollutisoli containing:
- a CDS encoding lysophospholipid acyltransferase family protein; translation: MRVISKIGKGVYVVYAGVVWLAIMLVILLPIVAVSFLGKVRGGNLVFYFLRFWAHVWFPAVGIIVTRKWKSPRTKEPCIYIANHASYLDAALAVKVMPLPFRPLGKSELSKVPLFGMIYSRSVVPVDRSSARGRVQSVRDMMFMLQHKVSLLIFPEGTTNNSGQPLLPFHQGAFRIAIETQTDIRPVIYVDCRARLQELNPMSLNPGRCRVVFMEPVSVKGMTIEDVPVLRQKVYDLMDAELRKFRSFPALQPA
- the mtaB gene encoding tRNA (N(6)-L-threonylcarbamoyladenosine(37)-C(2))-methylthiotransferase MtaB produces the protein MAFHTLGCKLNFSETSTLGRMMEKDGFVRKEFDDTADVYVINTCSVTDNADKECRQIVRRIQRRAPGSMVVITGCYAQLKPREIAEIPGVDLVLGAAEKFNIADHIRELTKGDDGAKVCSCDIEDVNTFHSSYSINDRTRTFLKVQDGCDYTCSFCTIPMARGISRSDSVEGVLKNVRELAGNGVKEIVLTGVNLGDFGKGFEGGKKREESFFELIQQLDEVEGIERYRISSIEPNLLTDEIIDFVAASKKFMPHFHIPLQSGSNEILALMRRRYRRELYAEKVARIKEKMPHCAIGVDVIVGFPSESDAHFQETCDFLHGLDVSYLHVFTYSERDNTHALSIKPVVPVNVRQERNKALRNLSHKKMSFFTEQHVGQTRTVLFESHSKDGMMEGYTDNYIKVSTPFREEWSNKIVDWELR
- a CDS encoding HmuY family protein, which translates into the protein MRQYYKWFTGAMASAVILAACSKDDKDESTPPARNYNKLITVSNFNGDTTTSKTVIYYSLEQEKAGSPRNLKSADWDVAFGGNANSSISGNYGADVDENTTAGKGGPGKGGVLIIGKPFDQVTRVPDGAVFITTSGGVGLDTAGMFGTTTGWCVYDFAGVLRATKGIGGNNATTQKHTVWARPDRTIIVRTASGNYAKLKITSMYKEAPAEPVTGTERPYFHFQYVLAAPGSKDFTIK
- a CDS encoding DHCW motif cupin fold protein; translated protein: MAISFTVINWQDILPSTHPGTTGAAQWQTLQYPGLRLRIVTYQPGYLADHWCAKGHIVHCLSGSFDSELQNGETHTLMEGMTYIVSDDASLHRSRTQGGVKLLIIDGDFLAP
- a CDS encoding cation:proton antiporter; protein product: MMKGLVLLLNISLPLKDPVPIFSLVLFIILLAPIILRKFRIPSIIGLILAGMAIGDHGFRIIEQGSIKLFGNAGLLYIMFLAGLELDMTEFRKNRHRSAVFGAFTFFIPLALGYVLCTYVLHFNLMATLLISSMFATHTLVAYPLASRLGINKNEAVTVAVGGTIITDTAVLLILAIITGAQTGHLDTAFWLRLGISLTIFAVVVMYGFPMVGRWFFKKIKDDKTSHFIFVLALVFLAAFLAELAGVEGIIGAFLAGLALNQLIPHTSPLMNRVEFVGNAIFIPFFLISVGMIVDLKVLLKGPEALIIAGSLTAMALLSKWLAAFFTQLVFGYTPTQRNVIFGLSSAHAAATIAVVLIGYNMGIINENVLNGTVVLILVTCMVSSFVTENAGRRLAIVEADRKPEFSGGPERFLIPIAQPERMEPLLDFALMVKQPGNPAPVYPLVVVQDDEEAREKIHLSNKMMEKAVIHAAASESNLQVVTRVDLNVTDGISRAVKELLISDVILAWSEKNSATDRIFGTIFGSTTDNVLQSVWENVYICDFHSPINTTKNLALILPRNAEYELGFAHYMEKIVLLAKQAGARIVAYCGKGTQTAVEKFVTEAKASVEISFKTLENPEDFLVIARSVTADDLIVVVSARRGTLSFQPYLEGIPAKMIRHFRENNIILIYPEQRTAENSEPGMQDEDISLMPIQEQLRNFQKLKRAVQKIFKNENGKQEGE
- a CDS encoding ATP-dependent Clp protease adaptor ClpS; this translates as MHYTGTGVSVQEAEDVLVETAEQFPFSLVVWNDEVNTFDWVIQSLIEVCGHTEEQAEQCALIIHFNGKYAVKKVRSPT